The Desulfobacterales bacterium region GTTGTTTCTGGCCGGCACCAGTGAAAAGGTCGTAGACTACATGAAGATCTGTTACGATGAAGCAAAAGCCCGGCACGACCAAAAGCTCAGTTTTCTGCCTGAAGGGAAAAAAGAGATTCGCACGATCTGGACCTATGGGTTTACGGGGCACGCGATCTATCTGGCCGATTGGCTGGAAGAAACCTTCGGCAGCTCTTATCTGGAGTGCGGGCTTTCCATTTACCCCGCTGAAATCGTGGGACTCGTGAATACTTCCTCGGTAGAGTCCATGATCGAAGGGTTGGCATGGCGATCTTTTAACAGTCCGATGCACCGAACCGTCATGACGTATACCGATCTGCATGTCAACGATATCGTGACGACCGCCAAGGCCTACCGCGCCGATGCCGCGATTTTCGGGGGAAACCATTCCTGCAAATACGCCTGGACACTACCGAAGCTTCTCAGCGATGCCTTGCTTGAAGAGCTTGGCATTCCCAGCTTTTCCTGGGAAACCGATCTGATCGACAAACGCTTTGCGCCACCTTCAGCGGTTAAGATTCAACTGACGGAGTTTTTTCAGACCGTCATGTAACTCAATCGGATAAGGTTTTCGGGCAGGCCCGATATCATCGGTTTGATATTTTACTAACCATTAGGGGTGAAACAAGGGAGGAAGATTATGGGTGAAGAGGGTTACATTCGCTTAAGAGAATTTTTAGACAGTCTGCCGGGGGGATATCCGGCGACCCCGAGTGGCGTGGAGATCAAAATCCTGAAAAAGCTTTTTACCCCGGATCAGGCCGAACTTGCCGTCAAATTAAAAGTGGAAGCCGAAAGTGTGCCGCACATTGCTGCAAGAACGGGGATGGACGAGAAGGCACTATCAGAGAAATTGGAAACCATGGTGAAAAATGGACTGATTTTCCGCCAGTTCGACGGAGAAACACCGAAATACCGGGCTGTTCACTTTATTGTCGGCATTCTGGAGTTTCAGGTGAACCGAATGGATAAGGAATTTGCGGAATTGTTTGAGCAATTTCTGCCGTTTCTTGTGATGAATAAACCGACGATGCTGAGTGATCAACTGCGGGTTGTTCCGGTGAACAACGCCTTCAATGCCAATTCGAAAATCGCCACTTACAACCGAATCAGGGAACTGATCCGTGACGATGATTTGATCGGGGTTGCCCAATGCGTTTGCCGGCAAGAGCAGAAACTTCTGGGGAATGAATGCCGTCACCCGTCGGAGACTTGTTTGACCTTCGGTACCTTTGCGCGATTTTACCTGGATAATGGAAACGCACGGAAAATCACCAAGAATGAGGCGCTGCAAATTCTAGACCGGGCGGAGGAAAACGGCTTGGTGCTGGAAGCGAGCAATACGCAGAAACTGGAATATATCTGTTGCTGCTGTTCCTGCCATTGCGGCGTGCTGAAAAATATTGCGCAATTACCGAATCCCGCAGATTTTGTAACATCCTATTATCAGGCAGTTATTGATTCGGATGTGTGTATCGGATGTGGCGAATGCCTGGAAATATGTCCCATGAAAGCCCCTTACCAGGATGAAGCGGATCAATACCGGGTCAGTAAGGAACGGTGCATCGGGTGCGGGCTCTGCGTTCCGAAATGCGCCGTTGAAGCCATCAGCATGAAGCTGAAAAAAAGCGAAAAAGAGGAGCCGCCGCAGACGCTTGAACAGGTTTTTAACCAAATGCTTGCAAGACAATAAACCCTAATCCGGCAAAGCCGGATGCTGGAATGCTGGGAGGCTGGGATGTTGGGATGCATAAAAACCATCTCTCACCTTTGGCGAATATACACGCAAAAGCGCGTGCATGTTTCTGGTATAGGGGCTAAATTCGTAAAAATTATAGGTCTTCAGCAAAAAACAGCATGTTGATTCGTTTTTGTTATATTGGTTATGCAACTATAAGAGTAAATACTTCTGGAAGGAAAATATGGGGATATTGTCGGAAATAGAAGTCGGATATACGGATGGGGCGCCGATCAACGGTATGGGGATGATGATCGGCCAGTATCTGGAACAAAACCTAAAAGAATTCGCCTATAAAGCAAAACAGGCCCAAAAACTGAATGTGTGCACGTCCGTGGAAGTCGAGAAGGGAATCTGTACCACCGTACGGTTCAATAAAACATCTATTTCCATTGAGAACGGCGTGGCACAGGATACGCACCTGCACTTGAAAAGCTCCTATATGGCATTTGCCGATGTATTGACGGGTAAGCTCAGCCCGATAAAAGGCGTCATGACCGGAGAAATTAAGATCAAAAAATTTTCGATGAAAAAACCGTTCCAGGCCTTGAAGGTGTTAAGGTTTTTAAAAATACCCAATGAGCTGATCAGTAGACAACCCACCGATACGGGCGAAGAGATTTAAGTCTTGATCATGTTATTTATTGTTTAATTAACAAAGGGTTGTGCCCATGCGCACGGGGATGGCACGAGGGCCATGGAATCGGTATGCGTAAAGGCGTTTTTATGGAATTTGAATTGTCACGATCCCAGAAAGAGATTCAAAAAGCTGTCACGGATTTTGCCCGAGGGGAGTTTGTCAAGGAATTTAATGAAAACGGAGTGTTTCCATTCGGCCTATTTCAACAGGCTGCTGGCTTGGGCTTTATCGGCATTTACCTGGATGCGGTCTATCGGTTGGGCTGCGAAATGATCATCTGATCATCCGTGTGTAGTTTTAGACCCTTTACCAGAAACATGCACGCTTTTGCGTGTATATTCGCCGAAGGTGAAAGATGGCTTTTATGCATCCCAACATCCCAGCCTCCCAGCATTCCAGCATCCGGCTTTTCCGGATTAGGAAGATTGAATGCATTTAACGGGCTGTATTGATCTAAACGAAACGATCGATCATCCAGGTAGCTGTATTGTGATAAGGGTGGGGGGCACCGAATGCCCTGCCGGGAAAGGAAAATGAACATGGAACCACAAGCCATTGAGAGGTATGAGTATTTCAAGCGATTAGACGCGGTTCTGGGTTTGTTGGTCGCAGCGATGGACACGGGTGCGTCCACCCCTGAAGAGTTATCAGTCCACATGCCGGTACTTTTAGCGCCTGCCGATCCGTATCACGCATCCCTGGTGGGTCAGGTGCAGCCGGAAGCCATTGAAGCGATGCTGAAGCCGAAGAACAAGGCGGGAATTAGAGCCTTTGCCGTTGCTTTTAAGGACTATATCGCAAAAATAAGTCGCCTGATCGATGAGGGAAAGCCGATTATCGGCATTTTCCCGACCATACCCAGTGAAATTTTATTGAGCATGGATACGGCCGCCTATGGTATGGAAATATTTACCCTGCTGATGGCGCCCATATTCATAAATGGGGCGGAAAAAGAACTGGATGATACGGAAACGGACGGTATTCCGAGTCACGTATGTGCTTTTCAGAAGGGGGTATACAAGGCCATCGAATGGGGAGGCCTGCCGAAACCGATCCTTTTTATCAAAGGGTCGGCACCTTGTGACTCAAGCAATATGACCATGCAGTACGCTTCCGACAAGATGGGGGTGCCATTGCACGTTGTTGACTCACCGTATTATACAGACCAGCGCGCTTTCAGCTATTATGTGGATGAAATGAAGCGCATGGTCGAAGCAGTGGAAAGGCTGACGAGGCACAGCATTGATGAGGATGCGCTTAGACAGCATGTCGAGTATTCCAATAGGCAGTTGAAGTATTATTATCAATTGCAGGAAATCCGAAAGAATAAGCCGAATCCGGATCCGGGCATGCACCGGCCGCTGGATACAGCTTCCTTATATCTCGCCGGAAGTACGGATAAGTTTGGAGATTATGTCAAAGTCCTCTACGAAGAGGCGCTGGCGCGCCATGAAAAAAAAGAAACCTTTTTACCTGAAGGAAAACAGGAGATACGGACACTTTGGACCGGATCTTTTGTGCCTTATATGCTGTATTTGGCAGATTGGCTGGAGGATCAGTTTGGAAGCACTTTTTTGACCTGTAGCTTAACGAATCTTCCCGGCGAGGTGGTCGGCCTGGTAGACACGAAGAGCACCGAAACAATGATTGAAGGCTTGGCTTGGCGGTCCTTTAACCTTCCAATGCATCGAAATGTAATGAGTTTTACGGATTTGCATGTCAACGACATGTTGACGGCCGCCCGTGTGTATGCTGCCGATGCGGCCATTTTCAGCGGCAACAGTAGCTGCAAACACGCATGGACACTTCCCAAGATCATGGGGGATGTGTTGCTCGAAAAATACGGCGTTCCAAGCCTTCAAATGGAAGTGGACTGGCTTGACAAACGATTTACACCGCCTCAGACAGTCAAAAATGCGATTTCCGAGTTTTTAAGGCTCCTTGTGTAATCTGTTGGATCAAAATGCGGCTGCAAGTTTTAAGTGAATGTTTAGGATGCGGCATTTGTGAGACCCGGTGCCCTGAAAAGGCGATTTGTATGGTTCAACCCTCTCCGGCCAAAGAAGATATCAAAGAATATTTTTCAGGATTTACACCCGAGTTGTAGTGAGTGTATGGCTGCCGTCGACGATATAAGCCATGGTGGAAAGCGTTTTGAGCATGCGCTTCAGGCCGAAATCGTTTAACACGGGCTAACTTTTACCAGTACCCGGCTTCTGAATTGATGAGCCGATAGACGATAGAAGGTATTTTATGGAATTTGCGTTGACAAGGTCTCAGTTGGAGATAAAAAAGGCGGTCGCGGAATTTGCCAAAGGCGAGTTTTCCAATGACATCGCCAGGGAGTTGAGTCACAAAAGAATATTCCCCAAGCAGATTTATCAGAAAGCAGCCGAGTTGGGATTTGTTGGTATTCACTTTGATGAAGCCTATGATGGCGGCGGCATGGGCATGTTAGAAAATGCCTTGATTGCCGAAGAATTATGCCGAAAAGATGCTACCCTCGGCAGCGCCTTGATGCTGGCCGCGTGCGGGTCAGAGTGTCTGTTACATTTTGGATCTCGTGAACTGAAAGACGATTTTTTACCTATGCTGACAGCGGGAACAATGTGCTCCGGTATCGCACTCTCCGAGGGGTTGGATCTTTCCAGAGCCAATTCCGTGGAGACAACGGCAGCCAAAGAAAATGACATGTGGGTGATAAACGGAGAGAAGAAAAATGTAATCAACGGCGGCTACGCTGGATTTTATGCTGTTTTATGCAGAACCGACCCCGATGCGCCGGATGCCAAAGCGCTCAGCATGATCCTGGTGGAAGGGGACCGGCATGGACTGG contains the following coding sequences:
- a CDS encoding SCP2 sterol-binding domain-containing protein, producing the protein MGILSEIEVGYTDGAPINGMGMMIGQYLEQNLKEFAYKAKQAQKLNVCTSVEVEKGICTTVRFNKTSISIENGVAQDTHLHLKSSYMAFADVLTGKLSPIKGVMTGEIKIKKFSMKKPFQALKVLRFLKIPNELISRQPTDTGEEI
- a CDS encoding acyl-CoA dehydrogenase family protein, producing the protein MEFALTRSQLEIKKAVAEFAKGEFSNDIARELSHKRIFPKQIYQKAAELGFVGIHFDEAYDGGGMGMLENALIAEELCRKDATLGSALMLAACGSECLLHFGSRELKDDFLPMLTAGTMCSGIALSEGLDLSRANSVETTAAKENDMWVINGEKKNVINGGYAGFYAVLCRTDPDAPDAKALSMILVEGDRHGLVVCDTGEKIGLRATAINDIGFEQVRVPLLNVIGREGDGMRQAMAFLNQSRVLMASIALGIMQGALDRAVSYVKQREQFGRKIAQFQITQHKIAEMAVKMATARVLTYQAAWQCDQKKQDAGIMAMARLVATRAALDVSHEAIQLLGGYGYTAEYEVERFCRDAKCLEMICDGPGILKDFIGLGVIGKI
- a CDS encoding 2-hydroxyacyl-CoA dehydratase family protein, giving the protein MEPQAIERYEYFKRLDAVLGLLVAAMDTGASTPEELSVHMPVLLAPADPYHASLVGQVQPEAIEAMLKPKNKAGIRAFAVAFKDYIAKISRLIDEGKPIIGIFPTIPSEILLSMDTAAYGMEIFTLLMAPIFINGAEKELDDTETDGIPSHVCAFQKGVYKAIEWGGLPKPILFIKGSAPCDSSNMTMQYASDKMGVPLHVVDSPYYTDQRAFSYYVDEMKRMVEAVERLTRHSIDEDALRQHVEYSNRQLKYYYQLQEIRKNKPNPDPGMHRPLDTASLYLAGSTDKFGDYVKVLYEEALARHEKKETFLPEGKQEIRTLWTGSFVPYMLYLADWLEDQFGSTFLTCSLTNLPGEVVGLVDTKSTETMIEGLAWRSFNLPMHRNVMSFTDLHVNDMLTAARVYAADAAIFSGNSSCKHAWTLPKIMGDVLLEKYGVPSLQMEVDWLDKRFTPPQTVKNAISEFLRLLV
- a CDS encoding 4Fe-4S binding protein, giving the protein MGEEGYIRLREFLDSLPGGYPATPSGVEIKILKKLFTPDQAELAVKLKVEAESVPHIAARTGMDEKALSEKLETMVKNGLIFRQFDGETPKYRAVHFIVGILEFQVNRMDKEFAELFEQFLPFLVMNKPTMLSDQLRVVPVNNAFNANSKIATYNRIRELIRDDDLIGVAQCVCRQEQKLLGNECRHPSETCLTFGTFARFYLDNGNARKITKNEALQILDRAEENGLVLEASNTQKLEYICCCCSCHCGVLKNIAQLPNPADFVTSYYQAVIDSDVCIGCGECLEICPMKAPYQDEADQYRVSKERCIGCGLCVPKCAVEAISMKLKKSEKEEPPQTLEQVFNQMLARQ